Proteins co-encoded in one Candidatus Nitrosacidococcus tergens genomic window:
- a CDS encoding insulinase family protein, producing the protein MKSSTHSAFKWLRSQRIDSLNLTVEEYDHNKTGAKHFHLAADHPENGFLVAFRTIPMDSTGVAHILEHTVLCGSKKYPVRDPFFMMLRRSLNTFMNAMTSSDWTAYPFSSQNVKDFNNLLQVYLDAVFFANLDYFDFSQEGHRVEFEEPNNPQSDLVFKGVVFNEMKGAMSAPTSMLWHTLSSHLFPTTTYHYNSGGEPSCIPDLTYDQLKAFYETHYHPSNAIFMTFGDIPAQKHHECLESYALSSFDRQNLHFKVSDEKRYHTPVQIEETYALDSEEAINKTHIVLGWLLGKSTDLAAQLRAHLLSEVLLENSASPLRYLLETCRLGSSPSPLCGLEESNREMSFVCGIEGSDPKHADTLEKRILEVLEEVAEKGIPQEQVDAVLHQLELHQREVGGDRMPYGLQLLLGGLSSAIHYGDPVGLLNLDPALAQLRQEIKNPNFIQNLVRENLLNNLHRVRLILKPDSHLSTKRTEIEKSRLAQLKSQMSEAQKQTVVDLAATLTARQQKQDNPDILPKVGIEDVSSDLTIPQGKKAKVGNLPLTSYSQGTNGLVYQHIVIDLPYLEDELLAVLPHYSACLTELGVGNRDYRQTQIWQSSISGGISASTTLRSAIDDLQQTNSHFIFSGKALNRNHRALNELLQATLESVRFDELDHLREIMAQRRSGWEDSITGSGHSLAMLAASSGMSPSAALSHHLTGLAGISFLQKLDSSLENKKSCEELAYKFQQIHKRILSAPRQLLLISEEEHQSEFLQNLSQYWGQSSNTDSSTFTRLTLPKIQESVYQAWTANTQVNFCAKAYPTVPIDHPDAAALSVLGGFLRNNYLHRTIREQGGAYGGGAGQDSESGAFRFFSYRDPRLTETLKDFDQSVQWLLDNDHPWRLVEEAILGVISAIDKPKSPAGEARSTFYNELYGRTPEQCRRFRNRILEVQLNNLKEVAEKYLQPEKASVAILTNTARLEQLDGLGLTAYHL; encoded by the coding sequence ATGAAATCTTCTACTCATTCTGCATTTAAGTGGTTACGGAGCCAGCGAATTGATTCTCTTAATCTGACCGTAGAAGAATATGATCATAATAAAACTGGAGCGAAACATTTCCATTTAGCAGCAGATCACCCAGAAAATGGCTTTTTAGTTGCGTTCCGTACGATTCCAATGGATTCTACTGGGGTTGCTCATATTTTAGAGCATACCGTGCTATGCGGTAGTAAAAAATATCCCGTCAGAGATCCTTTCTTCATGATGCTACGCCGATCTTTAAATACCTTTATGAATGCCATGACGAGTTCAGATTGGACAGCTTACCCATTTTCTAGTCAAAATGTGAAAGATTTTAATAATTTACTGCAAGTTTATTTAGATGCAGTATTTTTTGCCAATTTAGATTATTTTGATTTTTCTCAAGAAGGTCACCGAGTAGAGTTTGAAGAACCTAATAATCCCCAAAGCGATCTAGTATTTAAAGGAGTAGTATTTAATGAGATGAAAGGAGCGATGAGTGCTCCTACTTCTATGTTATGGCATACCCTTTCTAGTCATTTATTTCCTACCACAACTTATCACTATAATAGTGGCGGCGAGCCCAGTTGTATTCCAGATTTAACCTATGATCAGCTCAAAGCATTCTATGAAACTCACTATCACCCCTCTAATGCAATTTTTATGACTTTTGGGGATATTCCAGCCCAAAAACATCACGAATGTTTAGAGTCTTATGCTCTTTCTTCCTTTGATCGCCAAAATCTTCACTTTAAAGTTTCTGATGAAAAACGTTACCATACACCCGTTCAAATTGAAGAAACCTATGCGTTAGATTCTGAAGAAGCTATTAATAAAACTCATATTGTATTAGGTTGGCTTTTAGGTAAAAGCACTGACTTAGCTGCTCAATTAAGAGCTCATTTACTCTCTGAGGTATTATTAGAGAATAGTGCCTCACCCCTACGCTATTTACTAGAAACTTGTAGGTTAGGATCTTCCCCTTCTCCTTTATGTGGTTTAGAAGAAAGCAATCGAGAGATGAGCTTTGTCTGCGGTATTGAAGGATCCGATCCTAAACATGCAGACACCCTTGAGAAGAGAATATTAGAAGTTTTAGAAGAAGTAGCTGAAAAAGGTATTCCTCAAGAACAAGTAGATGCGGTACTTCATCAGTTAGAATTACACCAAAGAGAAGTGGGTGGCGATCGAATGCCTTATGGGCTTCAATTATTATTAGGAGGACTATCCAGTGCGATTCATTATGGAGATCCGGTGGGGTTATTAAATCTTGATCCTGCTTTAGCACAACTTCGACAGGAAATTAAAAATCCTAACTTTATTCAAAATTTAGTACGGGAAAATTTGCTCAATAACCTCCACCGAGTTCGTTTAATACTAAAACCAGATTCCCACTTAAGCACAAAACGAACTGAGATAGAAAAATCTAGACTCGCTCAGCTTAAATCTCAAATGAGTGAAGCACAGAAACAAACTGTTGTAGATTTAGCCGCTACCCTCACAGCTCGTCAACAAAAGCAGGATAATCCTGATATTTTGCCTAAAGTAGGAATTGAAGATGTTTCCTCAGATTTAACTATTCCTCAAGGGAAAAAAGCTAAAGTGGGTAATTTACCCCTTACCTCCTACAGTCAAGGGACTAATGGTCTTGTTTATCAACATATTGTGATTGATTTACCTTATTTAGAGGATGAGTTATTAGCAGTATTGCCTCATTATAGTGCTTGTTTAACAGAGTTGGGGGTAGGAAATCGAGACTATCGCCAAACCCAGATTTGGCAAAGTAGTATCAGTGGCGGAATCAGTGCAAGTACCACTTTACGCAGCGCTATTGATGATTTACAACAGACAAATAGCCATTTTATTTTTTCAGGCAAAGCGTTAAATCGAAATCACAGGGCATTAAATGAATTACTACAAGCTACCCTAGAATCGGTAAGATTTGATGAGCTAGATCACTTACGAGAAATCATGGCACAACGCAGATCAGGATGGGAAGATAGTATTACTGGCAGTGGTCATAGTCTTGCTATGCTCGCAGCATCTAGCGGTATGAGCCCCTCTGCTGCCCTTTCCCATCACTTAACTGGTCTTGCTGGTATTTCTTTCTTGCAAAAATTGGATTCAAGCCTGGAAAATAAAAAATCTTGTGAAGAATTAGCATATAAATTCCAGCAAATTCATAAACGTATTTTATCTGCTCCTCGCCAATTACTGTTAATTAGCGAAGAAGAACATCAATCAGAGTTTCTTCAAAATTTATCTCAATATTGGGGACAGAGTAGCAACACTGATTCTAGTACTTTTACTAGACTAACATTACCGAAAATACAAGAATCGGTATATCAGGCGTGGACTGCTAATACCCAAGTTAATTTCTGTGCTAAAGCCTATCCTACTGTACCTATTGATCATCCAGATGCTGCTGCTCTTTCAGTACTTGGTGGTTTTTTACGTAATAACTATTTACACCGTACTATCCGTGAACAAGGAGGTGCTTATGGGGGAGGCGCTGGTCAAGATTCGGAAAGCGGTGCTTTTCGCTTTTTCTCCTATCGGGATCCTCGGCTTACTGAGACTCTTAAAGACTTTGATCAATCAGTACAGTGGCTATTAGACAATGATCATCCATGGCGTTTAGTGGAAGAAGCTATTTTAGGTGTGATTAGTGCCATTGATAAGCCAAAATCCCCTGCTGGGGAAGCTAGAAGTACTTTTTATAATGAACTTTATGGGCGTACCCCAGAGCAATGTCGCCGTTTTCGTAATCGTATTTTAGAAGTTCAATTGAATAATCTTAAAGAGGTAGCAGAAAAATACCTTCAGCCCGAAAAAGCCAGTGTTGCTATCCTTACTAATACAGCTAGGCTTGAGCAATTAGATGGTCTTGGATTGACTGCATATCATCTATAA
- a CDS encoding HAD family hydrolase translates to MELKPLLHPLITKPWMDTVSQIKLISFDLDETLWPSTEVLRKAEEVQLQWLEKKAPRLTLVHNIESLKEHRQLVRKVYPEIAYNLTAVRMISLSQLLKEFGYSLALAKEAINIFLEARNQITPYPDVIPVLEYLIKNYTLASITNGNAEVSQTSLKNYFQISLTPAIAGTAKPDPDMFYQILKKVRIKPYQAIHIGDHPTYDIVAAQQVGMHAIWINRNEMMWPEELPPPNSMINNLYELEQWL, encoded by the coding sequence GTGGAATTAAAACCCCTACTTCATCCACTCATCACTAAACCATGGATGGATACAGTATCACAAATTAAATTAATTTCTTTTGATTTAGACGAAACGCTCTGGCCTAGTACAGAGGTATTAAGAAAGGCAGAAGAAGTTCAGCTTCAATGGCTAGAAAAAAAAGCCCCTCGCTTAACTTTAGTACATAATATTGAGAGTTTAAAAGAGCACAGACAGCTTGTACGCAAAGTATACCCAGAAATAGCCTATAATCTTACTGCGGTGCGGATGATTTCTTTAAGTCAGCTCTTAAAAGAATTTGGCTATTCTTTAGCTTTGGCTAAAGAAGCGATAAATATTTTTCTTGAAGCACGTAATCAAATAACACCCTATCCAGATGTAATTCCTGTGCTTGAGTATTTGATAAAAAACTATACGTTAGCATCTATAACGAATGGAAATGCAGAAGTAAGCCAAACGTCTTTAAAGAATTATTTTCAAATTTCTTTAACACCAGCTATTGCAGGTACTGCTAAACCTGATCCAGATATGTTTTATCAAATACTTAAGAAAGTTAGAATCAAGCCATATCAGGCTATTCATATCGGAGATCATCCAACTTACGATATTGTTGCAGCTCAACAGGTAGGAATGCATGCTATTTGGATTAATCGTAATGAAATGATGTGGCCAGAGGAACTACCTCCTCCTAACAGCATGATTAATAATCTTTATGAATTAGAGCAGTGGCTATAA